One genomic segment of Leishmania major strain Friedlin complete genome, chromosome 6 includes these proteins:
- the ABCG2 gene encoding putative ATP-binding cassette protein subfamily G,member 2, whose product MPPPAATRAPTEDTYTDYSFTPISIDEPDVHHHQRRDSGKVDSQLHGSIAEFDSSTQRAIGVPSSYSLPLSWHRLSYSVGKKRILCGLTGTALPGRCLAILGSSGAGKTTFLNAICDRLASGGELRLSGRRQLGDCEFERHFRKAMGFVAQDDIISPLSTPYDALWFSLRTRRGTSRAETEERVQEMLNVLRLQHCRDTKVGIPGLESGLSGGERKRCSIGIELICDLKILLLDEPTSGLDSVTSAKVVHLLRQLSRTGRTVIYTIHQPTAEVLSYFDDVMLMTQGRIAYHGTMAASLDYFESIGFSCPSKYTPTDYYMVLLQDSVTSKVLIKRWRKYLKNGPRTPHTAAVRLAKSRGESSAARFLDAYIAKFGSSPAVQLYELTRRTMTEISRDYLYLFSYMAQAIFFAIVVGLIFLNVRANVEGIQDRQGVLFMTVMNRAMSSTFIMINTFNNVRAVFMREQQAGAYSPLMFFLGRSFAEFPVQILAVLVESCILYWMVGLHRHPGSFFYYFGVIALLSQVATGLGFAISASCPSVVVSSALAPLVLIPLALGGGLLASTDRLRPYWYWLEKPSFMRHAYILVLRNELHNVPHIACDYYRWGDGYCINQARDGRTVMRLLGFDGDPQSVSVYMWVSLAIMFFLLRSISVIALTVASCARTA is encoded by the coding sequence ATGCCCCCTCCCGCAGCAACACGTGCGCCTACAGAGGACACCTACACCGACTACTCCTTTACTCCCATAAGCATCGACGAGCCTGATGTACACCATCACCAGCGAAGGGATTCTGGCAAGGTAGACTCCCAGCTGCACGGCTCCATCGCGGAATTCGACTCCAGCACGCAGCGTGCCATTGGTGTGCCGAGCAGCtactcgctgccgctgtcgtggCACCGGCTGAGCTACAGCGTTGGCAAGAAGCGCATCCTGTGCGGGCTGACGGGGACGGCACTGCCCGGGCGATGCCTCGCGATCCTCGGGTCGTCCGGTGCCGGCAAGACAACGTTCCTGAACGCGATCTGCGACCGACTAGCGTCTGGCGGTGAGCTGAGGCTGAGCGGGAGGCGCCAGCTGGGCGACTGTGAGTTCGAGCGGCACTTTCGCAAGGCGATGGGGTTTGTGGCGCAGGACGACATCAtctcgccgctgtcgacgccGTACGACGCGCTGTGGttctcgctgcgcacgcggcgcgggACGAGCCGTgcggagacggaggagcGTGTGCAGGAGATGCTGAACGTCCTGCGGTTGCAGCACTGCCGCGACACGAAGGTCGGCATTCCCGGCCTGGAGTCTGGGCTGTCTGGTGGGGAGCGCAAGCGGTGCAGCATCGGGATCGAGCTGATCTGCGACCTGAAGATCCTGCTGCTTGATGAGCCGACGTCTGGGCTGGACTCCGTGACGTCTGCGAAGGtggtgcacctgctgcgccagctgtcGCGGACGGGCCGCACTGTGATCTACACGATCCATCAGCCGACTGCGGAGGTGCTGTCGTACTTCGACGACGTGATGCTGATGACGCAGGGCCGCATTGCGTACCACGGGACGATGGCTGCGTCGCTGGACTACTTCGAGTCCATCGGGTTCTCGTGCCCGAGCAAGTACACGCCGACGGACTACTACATGGTGTTGCTGCAGGACAGCGTGACGAGCAAGGTCCTGATCAAGCGTTGGCGCAAGTACCTGAAGAACGGAcctcgcacgccgcacactgccgctgtgcgcCTCGCGAAGAGCCGCGGTGAGTCGTCTGCTGCGCGGTTCCTGGATGCATACATTGCGAAGTTCGGCAGCTCGCCGGCTGTGCAGTTGTACGAGCTGACGCGGCGCACGATGACGGAGATCTCGCGCGACTACCTGTATCTGTTCTCGTACATGGCGCAGGCGATCTTCTTCGCCATCGTTGTAGGCCTGATCTTCTTGAATGTGCGGGCCAACGTAGAAGGGATCCAGGATCGCCAGGGCGTGCTGTTCATGACCGTGATGAACCGCGCGATGAGCTCGACGTTCATCATGATCAATACGTTCAACAACGTGCGTGCCGTGTTCATGCGTGAGCAGCAAGCTGGTGCCTACTCGCCGCTGATGTTCTTCCTTGGTCGTAGTTTCGCCGAGTTTCCCGTGCAGATTCTTGCAGTGCTGGTGGAGAGCTGCATCCTCTACTGGATGGTGGGGCTGCATCGTCATCCTGGCTCCTTCTTCTACTACTTTGGTGTGattgcgctgctgtcgcaggtgGCAACTGGTCTCGGCTTCGCGATCTCCGCCTCGTGCCCGTCGGTTGTGGTGAGCTCTGCCCTGGCGCCGCTGGTCTTGATTCCGCTGGCTCTAGGTGGTGGTCTGCTCGCCAGCACGGACCGTCTGCGCCCGTACTGGTACTGGTTGGAGAAGCCGTCCTTCATGCGCCACGCATACATCCTCGTGCTGCGCAATGAGCTGCACAATGTGCCCCACATTGCGTGCGACTACTACCGCTGGGGCGACGGGTACTGCATCAACCAGGCGCGTGACGGACGCACGGTGATGCGTCTGCTTGGGTTTGACGGGGATCCGCAGTCGGTGAGTGTGTACATGTGGGTGTCGCTTGCGATTATGTTCTTCCTGCTCCGCAGTATCAGCGTGATCGCGCTCACCGTGGCGAGCTGTGCGAGAACGGCATGA
- the ABCG1 gene encoding putative ATP-binding cassette protein subfamily G,member 1 has protein sequence MPRLRNEPICNGISIDAEDQEGTSNHGHQTLSYGKVDSQLHGSIAESDSSTRRAIGVPSSYSLPLSWHRLSYSVGKKRILCGLTGTALPGRCLAILGSSGAGKTTFLNAICDRLASGGELRLSGRRQLGDCEFERHFRKAMGFVAQDDIISPLSTPYDALWFSLRTRRGTSRAETEERVQEMLNVLRLQHCRDTKVGIPGLESGLSGGERKRCSIGIELICDLKILLLDEPTSGLDSVTSAKVVHLLRQLSRTGRTVIYTIHQPTAEVLSYFDDVMLMTQGRIAYHGTMAASLDYFESIGFSCPSKYTPTDYYMVLLQDSVTSKVLIKRWRKYLKNGPRTPHTAAVRLAKSRGESSAARFLDAYIAKFGSSPAVQLYELTRRTMTEISRDYLYLFSYMAQAIFFAIVVGLIFLNVRANVEGIQDRQGVLFMTVMNRAMSSTFIMINTFNNVRAVFMREQQAGAYSPLMFFLGRSFAEFPVQILAVLVESCILYWMVGLHRHPGSFFYYFGVIALLSQVATGLGFAISASCPSVVVSSALASVSLMVLYLGGGLLASTDRLRPYWYWLEKPSFMRHAYILVLRNELHNVPHIACDYYRWGDGYCINQARDGRTVMRLLGFDGDPQSASVYMWVSLAIMFFLLRSISVIVLMVAAREKT, from the coding sequence ATGCCCCGCTTACGCAACGAACCAATATGCAACGGGATCTCCATCGATGCGGAGGACCAAGAGGGTACCAGCAACCACGGTCACCAAACCCTCTCCTATGGCAAGGTAGACTCCCAGCTGCACGGCTCCATCGCGGAATCCGACTCCAGCACGCGGCGTGCCATTGGTGTGCCGAGCAGCtactcgctgccgctgtcgtggCACCGGCTGAGCTACAGCGTTGGCAAGAAGCGTATCCTGTGCGGGCTGACGGGGACGGCACTGCCCGGGCGATGCCTCGCGATCCTCGGGTCGTCCGGTGCCGGCAAGACAACGTTCCTGAACGCGATCTGCGACCGACTAGCGTCTGGCGGTGAGCTGAGGCTGAGCGGGAGGCGCCAGCTGGGCGACTGTGAGTTCGAGCGGCACTTTCGCAAGGCGATGGGGTTTGTGGCGCAGGACGACATCAtctcgccgctgtcgacgccGTACGACGCGCTGTGGttctcgctgcgcacgcggcgcgggACGAGCCGTgcggagacggaggagcGTGTGCAGGAGATGCTGAACGTCCTGCGGTTGCAGCACTGCCGCGACACGAAGGTCGGCATTCCCGGCCTGGAGTCTGGGCTGTCTGGTGGGGAGCGCAAGCGGTGCAGCATCGGGATCGAGCTGATCTGCGACCTGAAGATCCTGCTGCTTGATGAGCCGACGTCTGGGCTGGACTCCGTGACGTCTGCGAAGGtggtgcacctgctgcgccagctgtcGCGGACGGGCCGCACTGTGATCTACACGATCCATCAGCCGACTGCGGAGGTGCTGTCGTACTTCGACGACGTGATGCTGATGACGCAGGGCCGCATTGCGTACCACGGGACGATGGCTGCGTCGCTGGACTACTTCGAGTCCATCGGGTTCTCGTGCCCGAGCAAGTACACGCCGACGGACTACTACATGGTGTTGCTGCAGGACAGCGTGACGAGCAAGGTCCTGATCAAGCGTTGGCGCAAGTACCTGAAGAACGGAcctcgcacgccgcacactgccgctgtgcgcCTCGCGAAGAGCCGCGGTGAGTCGTCTGCTGCGCGGTTCCTGGATGCATACATTGCGAAGTTCGGCAGCTCGCCGGCTGTGCAGTTGTACGAGCTGACGCGGCGCACGATGACGGAGATCTCGCGCGACTACCTGTATCTGTTCTCGTACATGGCGCAGGCGATCTTCTTCGCCATCGTTGTAGGCCTGATCTTCTTGAATGTGCGGGCCAACGTAGAAGGGATCCAGGATCGCCAGGGCGTGCTGTTCATGACCGTGATGAACCGCGCGATGAGCTCGACGTTCATCATGATCAATACGTTCAACAACGTGCGTGCCGTGTTCATGCGTGAGCAGCAAGCTGGTGCCTACTCGCCGCTGATGTTCTTCCTTGGTCGTAGTTTCGCCGAGTTTCCCGTGCAGATTCTTGCAGTGCTGGTGGAGAGCTGCATCCTCTACTGGATGGTGGGGCTGCATCGTCATCCTGGCTCCTTCTTCTACTACTTTGGTGTGattgcgctgctgtcgcaggtgGCAACTGGTCTCGGCTTCGCGATCTCCGCCTCGTGCCCGTCGGTTGTGGTGAGCTCTGCCCTGGCGTCGGTCTCCTTAATGGTGTTGTATCTAGGTGGTGGTCTGCTCGCCAGCACGGACCGTCTGCGCCCGTACTGGTACTGGTTGGAGAAGCCGTCCTTCATGCGCCACGCATACATCCTCGTGCTGCGCAATGAGCTGCACAATGTGCCCCACATTGCGTGCGACTACTACCGCTGGGGCGACGGGTACTGCATCAACCAGGCGCGTGACGGACGCACGGTGATGCGTCTGCTTGGGTTTGACGGGGATCCGCAGTCGGCGAGTGTGTACATGTGGGTGTCGCTTGCGATTATGTTCTTCCTGCTCCGCAGTATCAGCGTGATCGTGCTGATGGTGGCCGCTCGCGAGAAGACTTAG
- the ABCG3 gene encoding putative ATP-binding cassette protein subfamily G,member 3, which yields MGFVAQDDIISPLSTPYDALWFSLRTRRGTSRAETEERVQEMLNVLRLQHCRDTKVGIPGLESGLSGGERKRCSIGIELICDLKILLLDEPTSGLDSVTSAKVVHLLRQLSRTGRTVIYTIHQPTAEVLSYFDDVMLMTQGRIAYHGTMAASLDYFESIGFSCPSKYTPTDYYMVLLQDSVTSKVLIKRWRKYLKNGPRTPHTAAVRLAKSRGESSAARFLDAYIAKFGSSPAVQLYELTRRTMTEISRDYLYLFSYMAQAIFFAIVVGLIFIVFSCVHVDSAPSFFSILPLTLSVWAVWCGVSLDRCLSVLSVRCPLRITACASLSRYLHSYMSGKCTGSSTAPCGLAVMWWREVCRRALL from the coding sequence ATGGGGTTTGTGGCGCAGGACGACATCAtctcgccgctgtcgacgccGTACGACGCGCTGTGGttctcgctgcgcacgcggcgcgggACGAGCCGTgcggagacggaggagcGTGTGCAGGAGATGCTGAACGTCCTGCGGTTGCAGCACTGCCGCGACACGAAGGTCGGCATTCCCGGCCTGGAGTCTGGGCTGTCTGGTGGGGAGCGCAAGCGGTGCAGCATCGGGATCGAGCTGATCTGCGACCTGAAGATCCTGCTGCTTGATGAGCCGACGTCTGGGCTGGACTCCGTGACGTCTGCGAAGGtggtgcacctgctgcgccagctgtcGCGGACGGGCCGCACTGTGATCTACACGATCCATCAGCCGACTGCGGAGGTGCTGTCGTACTTCGACGACGTGATGCTGATGACGCAGGGCCGCATTGCGTACCACGGGACGATGGCTGCGTCGCTGGACTACTTCGAGTCCATCGGGTTCTCGTGCCCGAGCAAGTACACGCCGACGGACTACTACATGGTGTTGCTGCAGGACAGCGTGACGAGCAAGGTCCTGATCAAGCGTTGGCGCAAGTACCTGAAGAACGGAcctcgcacgccgcacactgccgctgtgcgcCTCGCGAAGAGCCGCGGTGAGTCGTCTGCTGCGCGGTTCCTGGATGCATACATTGCGAAGTTCGGCAGCTCGCCGGCTGTGCAGTTGTACGAGCTGACGCGGCGCACGATGACGGAGATCTCGCGCGACTACCTGTATCTGTTCTCGTACATGGCGCAGGCGATCTTCTTCGCCATCGTTGTAGGCCTGATCTTCATCGTTTTTTCGTGTGTTCACGTAGACAGCgccccctctttcttttccaTTCTTCCCCTCACGCTGTCTGTGTGGGCTGTTTGGTGCGGCGTATCTCTCGATCGCTGTTTATCTGTGTTATCGGTTCGGTGTCCCTTGCGCATTACagcgtgcgcgtctctctctcgttaCCTGCACTCCTACATGAGCGGGAAGTGCACGGGGTCCAGCACGGCACCATGTGGACTCGCTGTTATGTGGTGGAGGGAAGTGTGCCGGCGTGCGCTTCTGTGA
- the PUF5 gene encoding putative pumillio protein 5 translates to MVLKSNYPDAQPPTAMGAPPKKGPQPYRSPCYSSASANPTAASTLVQPFSLPMALQSPRMLPSHGPRPTVLIPISGHETIESSKQSGKMYTHNPYASTCTTPSACLAQSTSMESSSFTSPYVTAMVPRTTAMTPPHFSCASTFPVYAASEGSCCEAGALANMLEDQFLSVLGNIPSTAMSSRGRHVLLNVLRLQHMDKIQMIYDELVPQFNIIAMDQHGCHVARTLIEYISTPQMEALVPYIDLHVIRQMATTTQHTRRVLQAIFEHHKSDALMPIVEVVTSDCQRLSVTQQGCIAIIRIIEYAKPAQKRTLISALVPLLSTLAKNQFGNYVVQCILKNMEGYVSLNDLVGSFQGHWVELSCDKYSSNVMEKIVGMLQGSLRQRIVNELIFDVAHLQCLMQNSFGNYVLQAVIGSAVNQYEYGLIYDAVTPLLHTSPYGHRIEAKLKSRCDALYSKAAPAGTTPVDAMNK, encoded by the coding sequence ATGGTTTTGAAGTCGAACTACCCCGATGCCcagccgccgacggcgatgggGGCGCCACCGAAGAAAGGCCCCCAGCCGTATCGCAGCCCGTGCTacagcagcgcatcggcaaaccccaccgctgcctctaCGCTGGTGCAGCCTTTTTCTCTGCCCATGGCGCTGCAGAGCCCGCGGATGCTGCCGTCGCACGGTCCCCGCCCGACGGTGCTCATTCCGATTTCCGGCCACGAGACTATCGAATCCTCGAAGCAGTCGGGCAAGATGTACACCCACAACCCCTACGCCTCTACCTGCACCACCCCGTCCGCGTGCCTTGCGCAGAGCACCAGTatggagagcagcagcttcacctCGCCCTACGTGACTGCAATGGTACCTCGCACCACTGCcatgacgccgccgcacttcagctgcgccagcaccttCCCGGTGTACGCCGCGTCGGAGGGCAGCTGCTGTGAGGCCGGCGCACTGGCGAACATGCTGGAGGACCAGTTCCTCAGCGTCCTCGGCAACATTCCCTCGACGGCGATGTCGTCGCGTGGCCGCCATGTTCTCCTCAACGTGCTccggctgcagcacatgGATAAGATTCAGATGATTTACGACGAGCTTGTGCCGCAGTTCAACATCATAGCTATGGACCAGCACGGCTGCCACGTGGCGCGCACGCTCATCGAATACATTTCGACCCCTCAAATGGAGGCGCTGGTGCCGTACATAGACCTACATGTCATTCGGCAGatggccaccaccacgcagcacacacgccgcgTTCTGCAGGCGATCTTCGAGCACCACAAGTCTGATGCGCTTATGCCGATCGTTGAGGTGGTGACGTCGGACTGCCAACGTCTCTCGGTCACGCAGCAGGGCTGCATAGCGATCATTCGCATTATCGAGTACGCGAAGCCGGCGCAGAAGCGGACGCTCATCAGCGCCCTTGTGCCGCTCCTCTCCACACTGGCTAAGAACCAGTTCGGCAACTACGTGGTGCAGTGCATCCTCAAGAACATGGAGGGGTACGTCTCGCTGAACGACTTGGTTGGAAGCTTCCAGGGGCACTGGGTGGAGCTGTCGTGTGACAAGTACAGCTCCAACGTGATGGAGAAGATTGTCGGAATGCTTCAGGGGAGCTTGCGCCAGCGCATCGTGAATGAACTCATCTTTGATGTCGCGCACCTCCAGTGCCTCATGCAGAACAGCTTCGGCAACTACGTCCTGCAGGCTGTGATTGGCAGCGCGGTGAACCAGTACGAGTATGGGCTGATTTACGACGCCGTCACGCCGCTCTTGCACACGAGTCCGTACGGGCACCGGATCGAGGCGAAGCTGAAGAGTCGCTGTGACGCTCTCTACAGCAAGGCGGCCCCCGCAGGCACCACTCCAGTGGATGCCATGAACAAGTAG